DNA from Variovorax sp. V213:
GCGCCCTCGTAGATCACCAGCGTGCACAGCATGGTGGTGAAGCCCGACACATCGCGCCCGATCAGGATCGGCACCAGGAAGTAGACCCACAGGATCACCATCAAGAGCGGCACGCCGCGCACCGCGTAGACCAGCACCGTGGCCGGCCAGCGCAGCAGCCGCCAGGGCGACAGCCGCGCGAGCGCGAGCAGCACCGAGAGCGGAAACGCCAGCACGATGCCCAGCACCGACAGGATCAGCGTGGCGACGATGCCGCCCAGCGGGCCGCTGGGATATTGGCCGACAAGCAGCAGCAGCCAGTTGTCGCGAAGGATTTCAAAGACGCCGAACATGGCTTGCTACCTCGCTTGGGCGATGCGGTAGTGCCGCGACAGCCAGCCGCCCACCGCCATGATGAGCAGCGAGCACACCAGGTACAGCACCGTCGCCATGCTGTAGGCCTCGAAGGTGCGAAAGCTCTGGCTCTCGATTTCCTTCACCGCATGGGTCAGCTCGGCCACGCCGATGGCCATGGCCAGGCTGCTGTTCTTGAACAGCGACACGCTGTGGTTCACCAGCGCGGGCACGGCGTTGCGGATGGCCTGCGGCAGCATCACGTGGCGCATCGAACCGATGTAGCCGTGGCCGAGCGCGCGCGCAGCCTCGGCCTGGCCGGCCGGGATGGAGCGCAGGCCGGAGCGCATGTCCTCGCTGAAATAGGCGGCCTGGCAGAGGCCGAGCGCGACGATCGAGAGAATCGTCTCCGCGTTGTGCGCCGACAGCCAGCCCTGCAGTGCATCGGGCAGCAGACTGAAGATGCCGAAGTACCAGAGCATGAGCTGCACCAGCGTCGGCACGTTGCGGTGGTAGGAGACATAGCCGGCCACCACGCGTTCGGCCAGCCGGCTCGGCGTGAGGCGCACGACCAGCAGCACGACCGCCATGGCCATGGCCAGCAGCCAGGAACCGGCCGCGATCTTCAGCGTCTCCTGCAGGCCGTGCCAGAGCATCGCACCGAACTCCGGCTTCAGCAGGATCGCCAGCAGGTCGAAATCCTTCATGCGCTGTTCCTTTGCTTGGGCTTGTGGGCGCGATGCCGCTCAGGCCTGCGACGCTTCCGGCCGCGCGGTCGAGAGCCCGCCGGGCACCTGCAGCGTGGGCGTGATTTCCATGTGGCCCACGTTGACCGCAATGGGCGCCGCAATCGCGAAGGCGATGGCGTTCGCGATGTCCTCGGCCTGCGGCAGCTCGTAGCCTTCGACGAAGCGCTTGTAGGTCTCTTCGGAGTCGCCGTGCACGTGCGCGAAGATGTCGGTGGCCACGCGCCCCGGGCAGATCTCGGTCACCCGCACGCGCTTGCCGAAGACGTCGATGCGCAGCTGGCGCGACAGCATGCTCACGGCCGCCTTGGTGGCGTGGTAGGTGCTGTTGCCGCCGAAGTTGTAGGCCGCGGCAATGGAGCTGATATTGACCACGTGGCCCCGGTCGCGCGCGGCCATGCCGGGCACCACGAGGCGGCACAGGTGCAGCACGGCGCGCAGGTTCACGTCGACCAGCAGGTCGATGTCCTCGGCGTCGGCCTTGAGGATGGAGCCGGGGCGGTCCACGCCGGCGTTGTTGACCAGCACGTCGAATTCCACCTCTTGCGCGAGGCGGGTGATGCCGGCGAGGTCGCTCACGTCGATGGCGTGCGGGATGCAGCCGGTGCGCGCGGCCAGCTCGGCCAGCTTGCCGGCACTGCGCGCCAGCGCATGGACCTTCAGGCCTTCCTTGCAGAGGCGTTCGACGACGGCGGCGCCGATGCCCGAGGAGGCCCCCGTCACCAGCGCGGTCTTGTAGTCAGAAAACGGCATCTTTGCTTCTTTCGTTGGGACTGGAGATCACTGCCTTGAATTCACTGTATCGAGCGCTTCTTCGCGGCGCCAAGACGGATTGGCTGTGGAGCGATAAGCCGCCCTTATGTTGCCCCGTCTGCGTGCGCACGACCTAGGGTAAGCACCATGTCCGGGCCCTAGTCCGACTGCCTCGAAATGGGCACCACGCGACCCGCCTGCTCGACCACGCCACGCACGGCGCGGGCCAGGTCCACCGCGCCGTGCGTGTCGCCATGCAGCAGGATCGAATGCGCGCGCATCGGGATCTTGCGGCCGCTGCAGCTGGTGACCGTGCCCTCCTCCAGCAACTGGCGCACGCGCGCCAGCACCGCACCCCGGTCATGGATCACCGAGTCGGGCAGCTTGCGCGGCACCAGCAGGCCGTCGTCGTCGCAGGCGCGGTCGGCCAGGAAGGTGGTGCGCACGCGCAGGCCGCAGCGCGCGGCCGCATCCTCGATGGCGCGGCTGGCGGAAGAGCTGACGATGAGCATCGGGTCGAAATCCGCCACCGCGCGCACCAGCGGCTCGGCGAGGGCGGCGTCGGCCGCGGCCATGTTGCCGAGCGCGCCGTGAAAGCTCATGTGCGTCATGCGGTGGCCGGCGGTGCGCGCCATGCCGTCCAGCGCGCTCAGCTGGTAGAGAACGTAGGCGACGAGTTCCTTCGGCTCGATCTGCATCGGCCGGCGGCCGAAGCCGAGCAGGTCGGGAAAGCCCACATGCGCCCCCACGTCGACGCCCCGCGCGCGCGCCATGCGCACGGTGCGGTCCATGATGACCGGATCGCCCGCATGGAAGCCGCAGGCCACGTTGGCGGAAGAAACGATGTCCAGCAGCGCCTCGTCCTCGCCCATGCGCCAGGGGCCGAAGCCTTCGCCGAGGTCCGCGTTCAGGTCGATGTCCATGGGAGTCCTTCTCTCGTTCGTCAGAGGGGGTGCAGGTCGACCAGCGGCGTGCCGTAGCCGACCGCCAGGCCGTCGGCCGCGTGGATGCCGTCGACGATGCCGGCCTGCGGCGCGGTCACGGGCAGCAGCAGCGGGCCGATCTTCAGCAGGCCGACGGTCTGGCCGGCTCGCACGCGCTGGCCGATGCGCACCAGCGGCGCGGCGGCCAGCGGATGGCTGTGCAGGAACACGCCGACCGAGGGGGCGTGGATCATCAGGAGTTCGGGCTCTGCGTCTTCATCCGGCAGTTCGATGATTTCGTCACCCTGCCGGCCGAGGCGCAGCGTGCCTTGCGGCGTGCGCAGTTCGAGCAGGCCGATGTCGGTGCCGGCCAGCCAGGCGGCCAGTTGCGAGGTGCGCAGTGCGGTGTCCTGCATTTCAGCTTCTTCCCGGGCGCGTGCGCAGGACACCGCCGATCAACAACCGCCCTGAACAAAGCACCTCACGGACGACAAGAAGAATCGGAATGAGAGATTTCATCTCAGTGCCTTCCTGCAGGCACAGGCGCCCCGCGGTGCAGTTCCACCATGCGCGCCACCTTGTCGAGCCAGGCGCGCACTTCGTCGAGCGCGGCCAGCGCTTCGTCCCAGGTGGCTTCGATGAAGCGCACGCGGCTGCCGATCGGCGCCTGGCCGAGGCGCCACATGTCGGCCTCGATCACGGTGCCGAACTTGGGGTAGCCGCCCGAGGGCTGGGCATCGCGCATCTGGATGATCGGCTGCCCGCTGTGGGGCACCTGGATCACGCCGGGCACGATGCCGTGCGAGCGCAACTCCATCGACGCGACGGGGCGCAATGCCTCGCCTTCGAGGCGGTAGCCGTAGCGGTCGCTCTGGGAGGTGATCTTCCATTCGCCAGCCCAGAAGGCGTCACGCGACGCGAGCTCGAATCCCAGGTACTCGGCAGCTGGCAGCACGCGCACCGCGGCCACACCGTCGCGCTGCAGCGGCAGCATGAGCGCGGGGGGCACCAGGCCGAAGCCGGTCTTGCACGCAGCACCTTCGCCGACGGCGCGCAACACATCGCCCCGGCGCAGCGCGCGCCCTTCATGTCCACCGAAGGCGCCGCGCAGCTGCGTGCTGCGCGAGCCCAGCACTTCGGGCACATCGACCCCGCCGGCCAGGCACAGCATGGCGCGGCTGCCGCGCTGCGCGCCGCCTTGCGGCAGGCCCAGCGTCAGCACCTGCCCGGCCCGCGCCTGGTGAACCCACCAGGGTAGCAGCGGCTGGTCGTCCAGGCGGGCCGCGCAATCGGCGCCGGTCAGCGCAAACGCGCAGTCCTCGTCGAAGCGCACCTTGAAGGGAAACACCGGCACCTCGATGGCGGCCGCATCGAGCGCATTGCCCAGCAGCAGGTTGCCGGCCGCCAGCGCCAGGTTGTCCATGGCGCCCGAGGTGCCGACGCCCCAGCGCAGGCTGCCGGTGCGCCCCAGGTCCTGCACGGTGGCGAGCGCGGCCGACGAAAGCACTTCGATCATCGGACGATGCCCTCCACGCGAAAACGGATCATGTCGCCCGGCTGCAGCGCCGCGGGCGGGTCCTGCGCGGGATCGAAGAAGGACATCGAGGTGCTGCCGATGGTGTTCCAGCCGCTGGGCCCGGCCGAGGCCGACACGCCGGTCTGCGCGCCGCCGATCGACACCGCGCCGCCCGGAATGCTCAGCACCGGCACCTTGCGGCGCGGCGTGGCGATGCGCGCGTCCATGCCGCCCAGGTAGCAGTAGCCCGGATGGCTGCCGAGCGCATACACCGGATAGAGCGGCGCGCTGTGCAGTTCGACGATCTGCTCGACGCTGAGACCCGTGTGCGCCACCACGTCGGCCATGTGCGGGCCGCCCGCGCCGCCGTAGACCACCGGCAGCTCGACCACCCGGCCTTCCCGCGGCAGCGCAACAGCCGCGTCCCACGCATCGCGAACGCGTGCCTCCAGCGCTTCGAGCGCGCCAAGGCCGCGCGGCGGGCGCAGGAAGGTCAGCATCAGGTTGTTCATACCCGGCACGGCTTCGCGAATCTCCGGCCAGGCCTGCGCCTCATGCGCCAGCGCCCAGATGCGCTGCTGCGAGTTCAGGTTCATCTCGCCGGGCGCCTCGAAGAGCAGCGCGGTCGTGCCCAGCAGGCTGACGGATGGCCGTTGCGCGATCACGCCGCGCTCCTTTGCTGCAGCCAGCGCTCGAGGTGGTGGATGTCCACGCCGCCGACGGCAAAGCCCTCGTCGCGCAGCAATTCGCGGTGCAGCGGAACGTTGGTCGCGATGCCGTCGATGCGCATCTCTGCAAGCGCGAGGCGCATGCGGTCGAGCGCATCGGTGCGCGTGCTGCCCTGCACGATCAGCTTGGCGATCATCGAGTCGTAGTAAGGCGGCACGCGGTAGCCGGTGTTGGCATGCGAATCGACGCGCACGCCGAAGCCGCCCGGCACCTGCCAGCCGGTGATGCGCCCGGGCGCGGGTGCAAAAGTGTCGGGGTTCTCGGCGTTGATGCGGCACTCGATCGCGTGGCCCTGGCATCGCACATCGCGCTGCGCCAGCGAAAGGCGCTCGCCGCGCGCCATGCGCAGTTGCTGCTGCACGATGTCCACGCCGGCGGTCATCTCGGTCACCGGATGCTCCACCTGCAGGCGGGTGTTCATCTCGATGAAATAGAAGGCGCCCTTCTCGTAGAGGAACTCGAAGGTGCCGACGCCGCAGTAGCCGATCTGCCGGCAGGCGGCCGCGCAGCGCTCGCCCACCTCGGCCATCAGCGCGTCGTCGATGCCGGGCGCGGGCGCCTCCTCGATCACCTTCTGGTGGCGGCGCTGCAGCGAGCAGTCGCGGCTGCCCAGCCAGACGGCGTTGCCGTGGCTGTCGGCCAGCACCTGGATCTCGACGTGGCGCGGGTGCAGCAGGAATTTCTCGATGTAGACCTCGGGGTTGCCGAAGGCCTGGCGCGCTTCCTCGCGCGTCAGCGCCATCGCATCCAGCAGCGCCGCTTCGTCGTGCACCACGCGCATGCCGCGCCCGCCGCCGCCGCCCGCCGCCTTGACGATCACCGGGTAGCCGATCTCGCGCGCGATGGCCTGCACGGCGGCCGGGTCTTCGGGCAGCCCTTCGTCGGGCCCCGGCACGCAGGGCACGCCGGCCTTGCGCATCGCGCGCTTGGCCGAGACCTTGTCGCCCATGGTGCGGATGCAGGCAGCGCTGGGGCCGATGAAGACCAGGCCTGCCTGCTCGACGCGCGCGGCAAAGCCCGCGTTCTCCGACAGGAAGCCGTAGCCCGGGTGGATGGCCTGCGCGCCGCTGACTTCGGCGGCAAACAGGATGGCGGACTGGTTCAGGTAGCTCTGCCCCGGCGCGGAGGGCCCGATGCACAGCGCCTGGTCGGCCTGTGCGACGTAGCTGGCTTCGCTGTCGGCCTCGGAATGCGCGACCACGGCCCGGAGGCCCAGGCCGCGACAGGCGCGCAGGATGCGCAAGGCGATCTCGCCGCGGTTGGCAATGAGGACGGTGTCGAACATCGCGCGGCTTTCCTCAACCGAAGCGGAACAGGGGCTGCCCTGCGTCCACTTCCTGGCCCGAACGCACCAGCACGGCCTGCACGGTGGCGGCAGCGTCGGCGCGGACTTCGTTGAACATCTTCATGGCCTCGATCACGCAGAGCATCTGGCCGGCCTCGACGGCCTGCCCCGGCCGCACGAAGGGCGGCTCGCCGGGTGCGGGCTGCAGGTGCACCACGCCATAGAGCGGCGCGAGGCATTCGGTTGCGGCGGCCGTCGATTGCGCCGGTTCTGCGGGCACCTCGGTGGGTGCCCTGCGCGCAGCGGCCGGGCGCCGCGCGGCGGGCGCGGCCGCCAGCGCCGACTGCTTCACCAGCCGCAGCGTGCTGCCGTCTTCGCTGTACTCCAGCTCCGCCAGGTCCGAGGCGGCGAGTGCGTCGATGAGCGTCTTGATCTGTTCCTGCTTCATGCCGGGCCTGCCTGTGGCGACAGAACATCCTTGGTGGCCGACGCATTCCGCGAACGCGTGACGGCAGGCATGAAAGGTAACGGGCCGCGGGCGCAAAGCCCAAGACGGAATAGCTGTGCCGGGATAAGGCCGGCTTATGACGGCACGTTACGACAGCGCGGCGAGACCGGGTTCGGGCGTGGCCGCAAAGGTACCGGCGAGATCGACCACCAGCTCGAGCAGGATGCTCTTCACCGCCTGCGCCGGCTCCGAGAGCGGCAGGTGGTCCGACTGGCACAGAGCCAGCGGCGCCTCGATGACCGGGTCGACGATCTGGAATTGCCAGGCACCGCAGGACGCCACCACTTCGCGCGCCATCGACGCCGGCAGGATGGTGGCGCCCAGCCCGTCGGCGATGGCCGCCGTCAGTGTGAAGGCCGATTCGATCTCGGCCACCACGCGCGGCACCATGCCCGCACGCACGAAAGCCGCTTCGACCAGCTTGCGCACCACGTTGTAGGGGCGAGGCAGGAAGAGCTCGATGTCGCGCAGGTCGGCCAGCTTCACGGGCTGCGCCGGCGCCGGCATCGCGGCCGGCCCGACCAGGAACAGCGGCTCCTTGAGCAACGACAGGAAGCTCAGGCCATGGATCGCCTTGTCGCCGTAGAGCACGGCCAGGTCCATGCGGCCGTTCATGATGAGTTCGCTCAGCGTGGTGCCGTAGTTCTCGTTCAGGTAGAGCAGGATGCCGGGGTGGCGGGCGCGCACGGTGCGCAGCAGCGGCAGCGAGAGCGCCGAGGCCGCCGTGCCGGGCGCAAGACCCACCGACACCTGGCCCGACAGCCCCTCGCCGGCTGCTTCCATGTCCACGCGCGCCTGCTCGCACTGGCGCAGGATGATCTGTGCATGCCGGTACAGCACCTTGCCGGCCTCGGTGGGCGTGACGCCGCGCTTGGTGCGCACGAGCAGCTGCTGGCGCACCTCGCCCTCCAGCGTGGCCAGTTGCTGGCTCAGCGCCGGCTGGGCGATGAAAAGGACCTCGGCCGCCTGCGTCAGGCTGCCGATGTCCACGATCTTCACGAAATATTTGAGGCGTCGCAGGTTCACGCCTTGTCCCCAAGCAAAAGCCGAGCCTAGCACTGCCCCTGCGCGGCGGGTATAGGCGCTCACCATAAGCTGCGCCTATACGACCAGTGAAAAGTCGTCTTGGCCTCGTCTGTTCGATGTGCGTACCGTTCGGCCCATGCAATCCCAGACACAGGAAGTCATGTGACCATGTCCCGCATTGCCGCCCGCGTGCGGCGCATCAAGCCCTCGCCCAGCACCTCGGCCGCGGACCGGGCCAACGAACTGCGCCGCCAGGGCAAGTCGATCGTGAACCTCGTGGTGGGCGAGCCCGACTTCGACACGCCGCCCCACATCCGGCAGGCCGCCGCCGCCGCCATCGAGAAGGGCGCGACGCGCTACACCCTGATGGCCGGCACGGTGGAGCTGCGCCAGGCCATCGCCGCCAAGCTCGAGCGTGAAAACGGCCTGCACTATGCGATGAACGAGATCATCGCCACCAGCGGCGCCAAGAGCGCGATCTACAACGCCTTCGCCGTCACGCTGGAGCCGGGCGACGAAGTCATCATTCCCGCGCCGTACTGGGTGTCGTACCCCGACATGGTGCTGGCCTGCGAAGGCACGCCGGTCACCGTGGCCTGCCCCGAAGCCAACGGCTTCAAGCTGACGCCCGCGCAGCTGGAGGCCGCGATCACGCCGCGCACCCGCTGGCTGCTGATCAACTCGCCCAGCAACCCGACCGGCGCCAGCTATACGGGCGACGAATACCGCGCGCTGGCCGAGGTGCTGCAGCGCCATCCGCACGTGATGGTGATGACCGACGACATCTACGAGCACATCCGCTTCGACGGCCAGGCCACGCCGCATCTGCTCGCGGTCGCGCCTGCGCTGCGCGAGCGCACGCTGGTGGTCAACGGCGTCTCGAAGACCTATGCGATGACGGGCTGGCGCATCGGCTATGCGGCCGGTCCGGCAGACCTGGTCAAGGCGCTGGACACGCTGCTGTCGCAGTCCACCGGCAACTGCTGCTCGGTGAGCCAGGCGGCCGCTGCAGCAGCCATGAATGGCGACCAGAGCTTCGTGGCCGAGAGCGTGGCGGTCTACAAGCAGCGCCGCGACCGCACCCTGGCGCTCATCAACGACATCCCCGGCCTGCACTGCGCCCCGCCACCCGGGGCCTTCTATCTCTACATCCACTGCGGCGGCCTGATCGGCAAGGCCACACCGCAAGGCAAACGCCTGGAAGAAGACGGCGACGTGGTGATGTACCTGCTCGAGAGCGAAGGCGTGGCCGTGGTCGCGGGCACCGCCTACGGGCTGTCGCCCTACTTTCGTCTTTCCATCGCCACCGGCATCGAGACGCTGGAAGAAGGCTGCGCGCGCATCGCGCGGGCCGTGGCCGCCCTGCGCTGAAGCGCCCCTGAGTTACCGAGGACACCCATGCCCTATAAAGCCATCCGCAAGAACCCGTCGGCCCCGCAAGTGGCGCCGGAGATCATCGCCGCGCTGCACGACATCCCGGTCGCCGCGCTGAGCGACAACATGCACCGCAACATCGGCAGCGTCGGCCTGCAGCCCTACCATCGCCCGGGGCACAAGACCATGGCGGGGACGGCAGTCACCGTGAAGACGCGCGGCGGCGACAACTTCACGATGATGCGGGCCTTCGAGTTCTGCCGCCCTGGCGACGTGCTCGTGATCGACGCGGGCGGCGACGTGACCAATGCGGTGATCGGCGGCATCCTGTCGTTCTATGCCGCGACCATCGGCACGGTGGGCGTGGTGCTCGACGGCGCCATCCGCGACGTGGCCGAGATCCGCGAGCGCGACTTTCCGGTGTACGCGCGCGGCGTCAACCACCGCGGCCCGTACAAGGACGGCCCGGGCGAGATCAACGTACCCGTCTCGGTGGGCGGCATGGTGGTGAACCCCGGCGACATCGTGGTGGGCGACCAGGACGGCCTGATGGCCTTCGCGCGCGACGAGGCCGAGCTTCTGATCGAGAAAGCCCATGCGCACCTGGCCACCGAGGCCCGCACGATCCAGGCCATGAAGGAAGGCCGATGGGACCGGTCCTTCCTCGATGCGCTCGAGGCCCGCTGCGCCAACTGAGCGCCGCGGGGCGCGGGCCGGACGGCCGCGGCTTCAGTGCGCGGGCCGTCCTCCGTCGGCCATCACGACTTCTTCATCTGGTCGCGCAGCTGCTTGATCTGGTCGTGGTTGCGCTGGGCGCCATCGGCCTGCTGCTGGACCAGTGCGCGCACGTCGGCCGGCAGATCGGCCTTCAGCGCCTTGCGATAGCGCGCCACCGCAGTGTCTTCGCCACGTTCGCATTCTTCGAGCATCGAGTGCGCGCTGTCGGCGCCCACCGAGCCCTTCACGTGCACCCAGCCGCGGTGCATGGCGCCGGTCACCGTGCCACCCTCGTCGGGCGAGCCGCCGAAGCGCCGGATGAGCTGGTCCAGTTCTCCCGCCGCCTTGGCGCAATCGGCCGCGCGGCTCTGAAAGACCTGCTTGAGCTGCGGCGAGTCGACCTCTTCGGCGCAGGCGCGAAAGCCGTATTCGCCGTCGCGCGAGGTCTCGAGCAGGTCGTTCAGCACCTTGACCACGTCTTCAGACGTGGCGGTGTCGGCGGTGTTCGTGTAATTGGCCATTGCATGACTCCTTCATGCCTCGTTGAAATCGAGGCGGGTTGAAAAATCGCCAGCAAAAGGCGGCGCCGCACGGCAGCCGCAATGCGCTGGTTCCAAATCAAATGGTGGTCGAACGAACAGGGGCCGGTGTCGGCTTCGCCCGACGTCCGCTGTAAGCGTTGTTCGGCCAGAGCCCGTGCGCAGGCGCGCAGAAGCGCGAGAAAGGAGGATCGCTGTCTGCAGGAGTACCCCCCTGTTCCACCACGCAGATCGACGGCCGCATCATGGGCGACGTCGCCTCGTGGCGGACGACCGCGTCGTGCTCACTGGACGGAGAACGGCCAATCGCTGACCGCGGCCATTCCGAAGATCGAGTTCGACCGCTACATCCAGGAGGGCGCGGTGGTCCTGGGCCGGGGCTGACGGGCGGTTGGGGGGCAAGGCCTGCCCGTCATTCCTCGCGCATGCTGCTGGCGCGCGCGTCGAGCGCCAACGCGTAGCAAGCGGCTTCCTCGCGCGACATGGAGCTCTCCAGCTCGGCCAGTTCAAGACGCTCGAAATCGTAGGAAATCCATTCGAACAAGTGGGACTTCGGCATGTTGCCCATGCTGTCGCCGTCGCTCCAGGATTGCAGGCGCATGGGTGCGCTTTCCAGCAGCATGCGCAGATAGAGCGCTCGCGCGATCTTGATCTTCGCGATCTGGCGCGGATCGTCGAGCAGCAGCCTCAGCTCTGCGAGCACCCGTTCCCAGTGCAGCACCCGGCGATGCGCTTCGTCCATCACGTCGGACGGCGAAAGCAGGTCATCCCTCTCCTGCCTCGCGCGATGGAATTCGCGTGCGATCCGGGCGTAGGAAAGCTGCTGGAGACCCTGCAGCGCGCATTCGAGAGGAGGGCCGTGCATGCGTCTCACGCCGGGCTTCGCCTCCATCGGGCTCGTCGCCGGCGTCCTCGGTTTCGTCTTCATCCATCTCCACGTCGGCAAGCCCGTCCGGCCTGACCGCGTCAAAGCCAGCCTGAACATTCGAAGCTGGCATTGGCGTAGGAAAGGGGCGCATCCGGGCCGCAGCCATTCGCGGGACTTCCGCACCTTTGGCCGCGTACGGCAAGCCCCGTCTTGGCGGCGAGGCGACGGGAGCTTGGGCTCTCTTCCTACGCGGGCGGCGAACGTGGGCGGTAGCCTGGATTCGTGAGCCGCAGCAATCAGCACTCACCTCGCTGTGCATCTTTCTCAACCGCCACCAAAGAAAAACCAATGAAGAATCTCCGCTACCTCATGATGGCCGGCGCGCTCGCGCTCGTCGCGTGCGCCAACACGTCCACGCCGACCACCTCTGCCGCCACGGCCGACAATCGTCCCGATCCCACCATCCTGCTGGTGCCGATCCGCGTCGAAGATCCGGCGCTGGCTTCCGGCTGCTGGGCACAGTTCTATACCGGGCGCGACTTCCAGGGCGACATGCTCACGCTGGTGGGCCCGGCCGAAGTCCAGAGCATGGACCGGGGCACCGCAAGGCAGCTCAAGCGCGACATCGACAGCGTGAGAGTCGGTCCGCGCGCGACGCTGCACGTGTACGAGCACGCGATGTTCAGGGACCGCACGGTCGACTTTCCGGCCAATAGCCGCGAGGGCGGTCTGATGCGCAAGCTGGGCTTCGGTGGCCGCATCGAGGCCATGAAGCTCAGTTGCAGCTGAGCCCCCGGACAGCCACGAAGGAAGGAACCCTCAGCCCCCGCGCAGCGTGGCATGCGGATGCAGCGGATGCGCCAGCGTGTCGGCGATGAGCCGCAGCGCCTGGTCGCACTGCTCGCGCGACATCGGGCCGCCCAGGCAGATGCGCACGGCATCGGGCGGGTCGCCATCGGTTGAAAAGGCCGCGCTGGCCACCACGCCGACGTTCTGCGTGCGCAGGTAGGAGGCAAATTCCACCGGGCTCCAGCCCGGCGTGAGCGGCAGCCAGGCGTGAAAGCCCTCGGGATGCGCCTGCAGCCCGCTGCCGCTCAGGTACCGCGCCGCCAGCGCCTGCCGCGCCGCCGATTCGCTTCGCACGGCCAGCAGCATGGCCTCGGCGGTGCCGTCTTCCACCCACAGCGTGGTCAGCGCATTGGTGATGGGCGACGCCATCACGGTTGTGGCCCGCATCGCGCCGGCCAGCCGCTGCGACTGGAGCACCGTGGGCGAACAGACATAGGCGCTGCGCAGGCCCGCGCCAAAGCACTTGGAGAAGCCGCTCACGTAGTAGGTGAGCCCCGGTGCCAGCGTGGCCAGCGCGGCGGGGGTCTGGCGCGGCAGCATGCCGTAGGCATCGTCCTCGATGATCGGCACCGCATAGCGCAGCGCCACGTCGGCCAGCGCCTCGCGCCGCGCGCGCGTCACGGTGCCGGCGGTCGGGTTCAGCAACGTGGGGTTGCAGTACAGCGCCTTGGGCTTGAGCGTCTTGCAGGCATGCTCGAAGGCGTCGGCAATGGGGCCGTCGTCGTCCAGCTGAAGCGCGTGCAGCTGCACGCCCAGCTGCGCGGCGATGGCCTTCACGCCCGGGTAGGTGAGCGACTCCACGCAGATCAGTTCGCCCGGCCGCGCCAGCTGCGAGAACAACGCGGTCAGCACGCTGTGGATGCCCGGGCACACGAGGATGCGATCGATGCCCG
Protein-coding regions in this window:
- the nac gene encoding nitrogen assimilation transcriptional regulator NAC, which gives rise to MNLRRLKYFVKIVDIGSLTQAAEVLFIAQPALSQQLATLEGEVRQQLLVRTKRGVTPTEAGKVLYRHAQIILRQCEQARVDMEAAGEGLSGQVSVGLAPGTAASALSLPLLRTVRARHPGILLYLNENYGTTLSELIMNGRMDLAVLYGDKAIHGLSFLSLLKEPLFLVGPAAMPAPAQPVKLADLRDIELFLPRPYNVVRKLVEAAFVRAGMVPRVVAEIESAFTLTAAIADGLGATILPASMAREVVASCGAWQFQIVDPVIEAPLALCQSDHLPLSEPAQAVKSILLELVVDLAGTFAATPEPGLAALS
- a CDS encoding SDR family oxidoreductase, producing the protein MPFSDYKTALVTGASSGIGAAVVERLCKEGLKVHALARSAGKLAELAARTGCIPHAIDVSDLAGITRLAQEVEFDVLVNNAGVDRPGSILKADAEDIDLLVDVNLRAVLHLCRLVVPGMAARDRGHVVNISSIAAAYNFGGNSTYHATKAAVSMLSRQLRIDVFGKRVRVTEICPGRVATDIFAHVHGDSEETYKRFVEGYELPQAEDIANAIAFAIAAPIAVNVGHMEITPTLQVPGGLSTARPEASQA
- a CDS encoding LamB/YcsF family protein; the protein is MDIDLNADLGEGFGPWRMGEDEALLDIVSSANVACGFHAGDPVIMDRTVRMARARGVDVGAHVGFPDLLGFGRRPMQIEPKELVAYVLYQLSALDGMARTAGHRMTHMSFHGALGNMAAADAALAEPLVRAVADFDPMLIVSSSASRAIEDAAARCGLRVRTTFLADRACDDDGLLVPRKLPDSVIHDRGAVLARVRQLLEEGTVTSCSGRKIPMRAHSILLHGDTHGAVDLARAVRGVVEQAGRVVPISRQSD
- a CDS encoding biotin-dependent carboxyltransferase family protein, whose product is MIEVLSSAALATVQDLGRTGSLRWGVGTSGAMDNLALAAGNLLLGNALDAAAIEVPVFPFKVRFDEDCAFALTGADCAARLDDQPLLPWWVHQARAGQVLTLGLPQGGAQRGSRAMLCLAGGVDVPEVLGSRSTQLRGAFGGHEGRALRRGDVLRAVGEGAACKTGFGLVPPALMLPLQRDGVAAVRVLPAAEYLGFELASRDAFWAGEWKITSQSDRYGYRLEGEALRPVASMELRSHGIVPGVIQVPHSGQPIIQMRDAQPSGGYPKFGTVIEADMWRLGQAPIGSRVRFIEATWDEALAALDEVRAWLDKVARMVELHRGAPVPAGRH
- the accC gene encoding acetyl-CoA carboxylase biotin carboxylase subunit, encoding MFDTVLIANRGEIALRILRACRGLGLRAVVAHSEADSEASYVAQADQALCIGPSAPGQSYLNQSAILFAAEVSGAQAIHPGYGFLSENAGFAARVEQAGLVFIGPSAACIRTMGDKVSAKRAMRKAGVPCVPGPDEGLPEDPAAVQAIAREIGYPVIVKAAGGGGGRGMRVVHDEAALLDAMALTREEARQAFGNPEVYIEKFLLHPRHVEIQVLADSHGNAVWLGSRDCSLQRRHQKVIEEAPAPGIDDALMAEVGERCAAACRQIGYCGVGTFEFLYEKGAFYFIEMNTRLQVEHPVTEMTAGVDIVQQQLRMARGERLSLAQRDVRCQGHAIECRINAENPDTFAPAPGRITGWQVPGGFGVRVDSHANTGYRVPPYYDSMIAKLIVQGSTRTDALDRMRLALAEMRIDGIATNVPLHRELLRDEGFAVGGVDIHHLERWLQQRSAA
- a CDS encoding acetyl-CoA carboxylase biotin carboxyl carrier protein subunit; protein product: MKQEQIKTLIDALAASDLAELEYSEDGSTLRLVKQSALAAAPAARRPAAARRAPTEVPAEPAQSTAAATECLAPLYGVVHLQPAPGEPPFVRPGQAVEAGQMLCVIEAMKMFNEVRADAAATVQAVLVRSGQEVDAGQPLFRFG
- a CDS encoding acetyl-CoA carboxylase biotin carboxyl carrier protein subunit; amino-acid sequence: MQDTALRTSQLAAWLAGTDIGLLELRTPQGTLRLGRQGDEIIELPDEDAEPELLMIHAPSVGVFLHSHPLAAAPLVRIGQRVRAGQTVGLLKIGPLLLPVTAPQAGIVDGIHAADGLAVGYGTPLVDLHPL
- a CDS encoding amino acid ABC transporter permease, giving the protein MKDFDLLAILLKPEFGAMLWHGLQETLKIAAGSWLLAMAMAVVLLVVRLTPSRLAERVVAGYVSYHRNVPTLVQLMLWYFGIFSLLPDALQGWLSAHNAETILSIVALGLCQAAYFSEDMRSGLRSIPAGQAEAARALGHGYIGSMRHVMLPQAIRNAVPALVNHSVSLFKNSSLAMAIGVAELTHAVKEIESQSFRTFEAYSMATVLYLVCSLLIMAVGGWLSRHYRIAQAR
- the pxpB gene encoding 5-oxoprolinase subunit PxpB, with the protein product MIAQRPSVSLLGTTALLFEAPGEMNLNSQQRIWALAHEAQAWPEIREAVPGMNNLMLTFLRPPRGLGALEALEARVRDAWDAAVALPREGRVVELPVVYGGAGGPHMADVVAHTGLSVEQIVELHSAPLYPVYALGSHPGYCYLGGMDARIATPRRKVPVLSIPGGAVSIGGAQTGVSASAGPSGWNTIGSTSMSFFDPAQDPPAALQPGDMIRFRVEGIVR